A stretch of Sulfurimonas autotrophica DSM 16294 DNA encodes these proteins:
- a CDS encoding GAF domain-containing protein gives MKKFNKIAEFGKKLMSMDDMNNTIELIADEAKELVGAQRCSIFIVDNDDEMLWTTLSDGIGKIVVALDAGVVGATYTSKAAQVVNNPYEDERFLPNIDKKSGYITQNMITVPIFNSKREVMGVIQLLNKETDFDEEDLETLTFFANYVSGSLELALISSKA, from the coding sequence ATGAAAAAATTCAATAAAATTGCCGAATTTGGTAAAAAACTGATGTCTATGGATGACATGAATAATACAATTGAATTGATTGCAGATGAGGCAAAAGAACTTGTCGGGGCACAAAGATGCTCTATATTTATAGTAGATAATGATGATGAAATGCTTTGGACGACACTCAGCGACGGTATAGGTAAAATAGTTGTTGCTCTTGATGCAGGTGTAGTCGGCGCAACCTATACAAGTAAAGCAGCTCAGGTGGTAAATAATCCTTATGAAGATGAAAGATTTTTGCCAAATATTGACAAAAAAAGCGGTTATATAACTCAAAATATGATAACCGTACCTATATTTAACTCTAAGCGAGAAGTTATGGGCGTTATACAACTTTTAAATAAAGAAACAGACTTTGATGAAGAAGATTTAGAAACACTTACTTTTTTTGCCAATTATGTTAGCGGAAGTTTGGAACTTGCACTTATAAGTTCCAAAGCCTGA
- the murU gene encoding N-acetylmuramate alpha-1-phosphate uridylyltransferase MurU yields MNAMILAAGRGERMRPLTDSLPKPLLPVKGKTLIEWHIEKLAKNGFEEIIINIAHLGYKIEEYVKDGSQWGVKIYYSDEQGTGALESAGGIKKALPLLGDEPFLVVNGDIFCDYEFNPDFELQGKLAHLILVPNPPHNPKGDFGLKNGHVTNKDDDMYTFSGIGYYHPNFFKDVALQKSSLTPILRDFIDKKFVSGEVFNKMWHDIGTPKRLQEINEN; encoded by the coding sequence ATGAATGCTATGATACTTGCAGCGGGACGGGGTGAGCGTATGCGTCCTCTTACCGATTCACTGCCAAAACCCTTGTTACCTGTAAAGGGTAAAACACTTATAGAGTGGCATATAGAAAAACTTGCAAAGAACGGTTTTGAAGAGATTATTATCAATATAGCCCATTTGGGTTACAAAATAGAGGAGTATGTAAAAGACGGCTCACAATGGGGTGTGAAAATTTACTACTCTGATGAACAAGGTACAGGAGCATTAGAGAGTGCGGGAGGCATCAAAAAAGCTCTGCCACTTTTGGGCGACGAGCCTTTTTTGGTTGTTAACGGCGATATATTCTGCGATTATGAATTTAATCCCGACTTTGAGCTTCAAGGAAAGCTTGCCCATTTGATTTTGGTACCGAATCCTCCTCATAACCCAAAGGGTGATTTTGGGCTGAAAAACGGACATGTTACAAATAAAGATGATGACATGTACACCTTTTCGGGCATAGGCTATTATCATCCGAATTTTTTTAAAGATGTTGCGTTACAAAAAAGCTCACTCACCCCGATATTACGAGATTTTATAGACAAAAAGTTCGTCAGTGGCGAAGTGTTTAATAAAATGTGGCACGATATAGGCACACCAAAAAGGCTTCAAGAGATAAATGAAAACTAA
- a CDS encoding lytic murein transglycosylase, translating into MKTKLLITLLLFSTSLFAKYDNCTFQNKHYEDICKKVVNHGVSYEYANKFLLSYFKTQKYDEISWKYLQPSKIKYHKEKEKQANNVLVSYVPKMVKNLKQYKDVYDYAEKKYGVNREIIAAILLKETKLGKIKPTHDAFIVFNTIVMRTKPNSRREKWLLKMGKTNMASIIEHCYKQGVKPEQCNLPSSYAGAIGIPQFMPNSFIYTDSYKGKVADLTKMEDAILSAARFLHVKAKFDTLIKWEKMPNIPLVEEQWYAYAYKYENASFCYKKSTKGKKRYKCFTKGKKNLQYMKKYVEKIMRYNNSSNYAVGVIRLADDAHKLLKK; encoded by the coding sequence ATGAAAACTAAACTACTCATAACGTTACTGCTCTTTTCTACATCACTTTTTGCAAAATATGACAACTGCACCTTTCAAAACAAACATTATGAAGATATATGCAAAAAAGTCGTAAATCACGGTGTCAGTTATGAGTATGCCAATAAATTTCTGCTCTCTTACTTTAAAACACAAAAGTATGATGAAATCAGCTGGAAATACCTACAGCCTTCAAAAATAAAATACCATAAAGAGAAAGAGAAACAGGCGAACAATGTACTTGTAAGCTATGTTCCAAAAATGGTAAAAAATTTGAAACAATATAAAGATGTATATGATTACGCTGAAAAGAAATACGGTGTTAACCGTGAAATAATTGCCGCAATTTTGCTCAAAGAGACAAAACTCGGAAAAATAAAGCCTACACATGATGCTTTCATTGTCTTTAATACTATTGTAATGAGAACAAAACCTAATTCACGTAGAGAAAAATGGCTCTTAAAAATGGGAAAAACAAATATGGCGTCTATCATTGAGCACTGCTACAAACAAGGTGTGAAACCTGAGCAATGCAATTTACCAAGTTCTTATGCCGGAGCTATCGGCATCCCGCAGTTTATGCCAAACAGTTTTATTTATACAGATTCATACAAAGGGAAAGTCGCAGATTTAACAAAAATGGAAGACGCTATTCTCTCTGCTGCAAGGTTCTTACATGTAAAGGCAAAGTTTGACACACTCATAAAGTGGGAAAAAATGCCTAATATCCCTCTTGTAGAGGAACAATGGTATGCTTATGCCTACAAATACGAAAATGCCTCTTTTTGCTACAAAAAGAGTACAAAAGGCAAAAAACGCTACAAATGCTTTACAAAAGGCAAAAAAAATCTGCAGTACATGAAAAAATATGTAGAAAAAATAATGCGTTATAATAATTCCTCAAATTATGCCGTCGGCGTCATTCGTCTTGCTGATGACGCGCATAAACTCCTCAAAAAGTAA
- a CDS encoding aminoglycoside phosphotransferase family protein codes for MQQIKAWLKQTPFKDYAISIASADASFRKYYRLKKENKSVILMDASLEKSSLAPFVDITQRLLHVNVKAPNILTRNLSLGYLILQDFGNTNLLDILNQKNFKELYEKAIDEILKMQKADAKNLPLYDKKFLHAEMDLMQEWFLEKKLGLHVTKEAKELLSSTLEAISEVVLSQPQNIFVHRDFHSRNIMLTPQNKLGIIDYQDAMSGALTYDLVSLLKDCYIAFEREDIEELVLLFAQKKGLHVKDEEFLKWFDFMGLQRHIKVLGIFSRLYLRDGKEGYLKDIPLTLRYVIETASRYNETKEFAEFLRQLKPKF; via the coding sequence ATGCAGCAGATTAAAGCGTGGCTCAAACAAACGCCTTTTAAAGATTATGCCATAAGCATTGCCTCCGCCGATGCAAGTTTTAGAAAATATTACAGACTCAAAAAAGAGAACAAAAGTGTTATACTCATGGATGCCTCTTTGGAAAAAAGTTCTTTAGCCCCTTTTGTTGACATAACACAGAGACTGTTACATGTAAACGTCAAAGCACCTAATATTCTTACACGGAACCTTTCACTCGGGTATTTGATTTTACAAGATTTTGGAAATACAAATCTGCTTGATATTTTAAATCAAAAAAATTTTAAAGAGCTGTATGAAAAAGCCATAGATGAAATACTCAAAATGCAAAAAGCAGATGCAAAAAACCTGCCTCTGTATGACAAAAAATTTCTCCATGCAGAGATGGATTTGATGCAGGAGTGGTTTTTGGAGAAAAAACTAGGCTTACATGTAACCAAAGAAGCAAAAGAGCTTCTCTCTTCCACGCTTGAGGCAATATCTGAAGTTGTTTTATCACAGCCGCAAAATATTTTTGTACATCGTGATTTTCACTCTCGTAATATTATGCTCACACCGCAAAACAAACTGGGTATTATTGATTATCAAGATGCTATGAGCGGGGCACTGACCTATGATTTGGTTTCACTGTTAAAAGACTGCTATATTGCTTTTGAGAGAGAGGATATAGAAGAATTGGTACTTTTGTTTGCTCAAAAAAAGGGCTTACATGTAAAAGATGAAGAGTTTTTAAAGTGGTTTGATTTTATGGGGCTACAGCGGCATATAAAGGTGCTTGGTATTTTTTCACGTCTGTATCTGCGAGACGGCAAGGAAGGGTACTTAAAAGATATTCCTCTCACATTGCGTTATGTTATTGAGACTGCTTCGCGGTATAATGAGACGAAAGAGTTTGCGGAGTTTTTACGACAACTCAAGCCCAAGTTTTAA
- a CDS encoding GAF domain-containing protein: MQYKNKKLKLAEFARELLTKRSIEDGLPLISKYVKDVIGAERCSIFIYDENANEMWTTIADGVDKITLPSDKGLVGYTLKAKKPVMTNDAYKHPEFLPEIDSATGYITKNIITAPIFSSKREIIGVLELLNKEEGFDEEDVRFMIFFAHYVSGFLELLHTYIDQDKRVD, encoded by the coding sequence ATGCAATATAAAAATAAAAAATTAAAACTTGCAGAGTTTGCAAGAGAATTATTAACGAAAAGATCCATTGAAGACGGTCTGCCTCTGATATCGAAGTATGTCAAAGATGTGATAGGTGCAGAGAGGTGTTCTATATTTATTTATGATGAGAATGCAAATGAAATGTGGACAACCATTGCTGACGGCGTCGATAAAATTACGCTTCCTTCAGACAAAGGCTTAGTCGGTTACACGCTCAAAGCAAAAAAACCCGTGATGACAAATGATGCCTACAAACACCCTGAATTTTTACCTGAAATTGACTCTGCAACAGGCTATATAACCAAAAATATTATTACAGCGCCTATATTTAGCTCAAAAAGAGAGATTATCGGCGTGCTGGAACTACTCAACAAAGAAGAGGGATTTGATGAAGAAGATGTAAGATTTATGATATTTTTTGCACATTATGTGAGTGGATTTTTAGAACTATTGCATACTTATATAGACCAAGACAAGCGAGTAGACTAG